A region from the Sphingomonas flavescens genome encodes:
- a CDS encoding RNA pyrophosphohydrolase: MAQTDHLYRRGVGVMLLNAERKVWVGARIDNPDDAWQMPQGGMDKGEEPWATALRELEEETGIAPHLVEPVAAAPERIRYDLPEELRGKLWGGKWLGQDQDWFLTRFLGRDSDVNIATAHPEFRDWRWVEPARLPELIVPFKRELYCRVVAEFAEYL; encoded by the coding sequence ATGGCCCAGACCGATCATCTCTACCGCCGCGGTGTCGGCGTCATGCTGCTCAATGCGGAGCGCAAGGTGTGGGTCGGGGCGCGGATCGATAATCCGGACGACGCCTGGCAAATGCCGCAGGGCGGCATGGACAAGGGTGAGGAGCCGTGGGCGACCGCGCTTCGCGAACTCGAGGAAGAAACCGGGATCGCGCCGCATTTGGTGGAACCGGTGGCCGCGGCCCCGGAGCGTATCCGCTATGACTTGCCCGAAGAACTGCGCGGCAAGCTTTGGGGTGGAAAGTGGCTGGGCCAGGACCAGGATTGGTTTCTGACCCGCTTTCTCGGCCGCGACAGCGACGTAAACATCGCGACCGCGCATCCGGAATTTCGCGACTGGCGATGGGTGGAGCCGGCGCGGCTGCCCGAGCTGATCGTGCCATTCAAACGCGAGCTTTACTGCCGCGTCGTCGCGGAATTTGCGGAGTATCTATAG
- a CDS encoding transporter — protein sequence MSVASPAFADHVGPSGFGAGGGISVFAPDTLDAGQWAAGLRLTYTRPEQRSDAQLAALAAQHVHAHNSDHNLNASAGVAFGINHHLTLSAELPCVRRDSLREGTHAHSGGVAVNAVEQLGSVSGIGDANILAKYRLTDDERFGFAIIGGIKLPTGSTHRRSLDGERLETEHQPGTGSWDPIFGASGSANLGAVQLAVSGLYQLSTQGAQRTRLGDRFQGGLALSHRFGGGVHAPHSSVNHHHGDELDEHHGVAGSSWDAFVEVGGEWEGRQKVAGEIEAESGGSWAYVAPGLRYNAAAGWSAGAALALPVWQHIRASHPDNRYRLTLSLGKAF from the coding sequence ATGTCCGTCGCGTCTCCGGCGTTCGCTGACCATGTCGGCCCAAGCGGTTTCGGTGCGGGCGGCGGGATCAGCGTGTTCGCTCCCGACACGCTCGATGCAGGGCAGTGGGCCGCAGGGCTTCGGCTCACCTACACCCGGCCCGAACAGCGGTCGGACGCGCAACTCGCTGCGCTGGCAGCGCAACACGTCCACGCGCACAATAGCGATCACAATCTCAACGCGTCCGCGGGCGTGGCGTTCGGAATCAATCATCATCTGACCCTGTCCGCGGAGCTGCCCTGCGTCCGCCGCGACAGCTTGCGTGAGGGCACGCACGCCCATTCGGGCGGGGTCGCCGTGAATGCGGTGGAGCAGCTAGGCAGCGTCAGTGGCATCGGCGACGCGAACATCCTCGCGAAATATCGCCTGACCGACGATGAGCGCTTTGGCTTTGCAATCATCGGCGGGATCAAGCTGCCGACAGGGAGCACGCACCGGCGGAGTTTGGACGGCGAGCGGCTGGAAACCGAGCATCAGCCGGGCACCGGAAGCTGGGATCCGATCTTCGGCGCGTCCGGGTCGGCGAATCTCGGTGCGGTGCAACTGGCGGTGAGCGGCCTTTATCAACTTTCCACGCAGGGCGCGCAGCGCACCCGGCTCGGCGACCGCTTCCAGGGCGGGCTCGCGCTCTCACATCGCTTCGGTGGCGGGGTTCATGCACCGCATTCAAGCGTCAATCATCATCACGGCGATGAATTGGACGAGCATCACGGCGTCGCCGGCTCGAGTTGGGACGCGTTCGTCGAGGTCGGCGGCGAGTGGGAAGGCCGCCAGAAGGTTGCCGGCGAAATCGAAGCCGAGAGCGGCGGCTCATGGGCCTATGTCGCCCCGGGGCTGCGTTACAACGCCGCGGCGGGATGGTCGGCCGGCGCGGCGCTCGCGCTGCCGGTCTGGCAGCACATCCGCGCGTCGCACCCGGACAACCGGTACCGGCTCACGCTGTCGCTCGGCAAAGCCTTCTAG
- a CDS encoding 2-oxoacid:acceptor oxidoreductase subunit alpha: MATASHLLTEKEATAHPPQEAVVVRFAGDSGDGMQLTGGQFTLSTALAGNDLATFPDFPAEIRAPQGTTFGVSAFQINFGSTAIDTAGDQPDVLIAMNPAALKVNAGQLRDGGLIIADEGEFSARNLAKAGYEENPLEDDSLSRWQVVKFNISQLTLDAVKPFGLGNKEALRCKNMWTLGLALWMFDRDRQPIVDWLNTKFAKAPELAEANIAALNAGHAYGETVEIGVPFKQHHIAAAPAEPGLYRTVTGAEALALGLVAGCQLAGLKMFFGGYPITPASALLHHLSRLKEYGITTFQAEDEIAAICSAIGASYAGQLGITSSSGPGIALKTEAMGLAIMTELPLVIVNSQRGGPSTGLPTKTEQSDLYQAVYGRNADAPLPVIAARSPADAFDCAIEACRIATKYMTPVMLLTDGYIANAAEPWRVPDMSGYAPFPVKFFDTPPAEGQPVLPFARGDGLARPWIKPGTPGLEHRIGGIEKQPGTGNIDYSPAAHQEMTDTRFAKVAGVANSIPDQEVCLGREGAKLAVVGWGSTFGPIHQAVRRAIARGQDVAHVHVRHVWPMPKNMAVLLDSFDHILVPEMNMGQFKTVLRDQFLVDAQSLTKVSGHPFRIAEIAAAIDAALDESVAA, translated from the coding sequence ATGGCCACCGCCTCGCATCTGCTCACCGAAAAAGAAGCCACTGCCCACCCGCCGCAGGAAGCCGTCGTCGTCCGTTTCGCGGGCGACAGCGGCGACGGCATGCAGCTGACCGGAGGACAGTTTACGCTGTCGACCGCCCTCGCCGGTAACGACCTGGCGACCTTCCCCGATTTCCCGGCCGAAATCCGCGCGCCGCAGGGCACGACGTTCGGCGTTTCCGCCTTCCAGATCAACTTCGGCTCGACGGCGATCGATACCGCGGGCGACCAGCCCGATGTGCTGATCGCGATGAATCCGGCGGCGCTGAAGGTGAACGCGGGCCAGCTACGCGACGGCGGGTTGATCATCGCCGACGAAGGCGAATTCAGCGCGCGCAACCTTGCCAAAGCGGGTTACGAGGAGAATCCGCTGGAGGACGACAGCCTGTCGCGTTGGCAGGTCGTGAAGTTCAACATCTCGCAGTTGACCCTCGATGCCGTGAAGCCCTTCGGCCTCGGCAACAAGGAAGCCCTGCGCTGCAAGAACATGTGGACGCTGGGGCTCGCGCTCTGGATGTTCGACCGTGACCGCCAGCCGATTGTCGACTGGCTCAACACCAAATTCGCCAAGGCGCCCGAGCTCGCGGAAGCCAACATCGCGGCCCTGAACGCCGGCCACGCTTATGGCGAGACGGTCGAGATCGGCGTGCCGTTCAAGCAGCACCACATTGCCGCGGCGCCTGCCGAGCCGGGTCTCTATCGCACCGTGACTGGCGCCGAAGCGCTGGCGCTTGGCCTCGTCGCCGGCTGCCAGCTGGCGGGCTTGAAGATGTTCTTCGGCGGCTATCCGATTACGCCGGCATCCGCGCTGCTGCACCATCTGTCGCGGCTCAAGGAATATGGCATCACCACCTTTCAGGCGGAGGATGAGATTGCCGCGATCTGCTCGGCGATCGGCGCCAGCTACGCAGGCCAGCTTGGCATCACGTCGTCGTCCGGTCCGGGCATCGCGCTGAAGACCGAAGCGATGGGCCTCGCGATCATGACCGAGCTGCCGCTTGTCATTGTCAATTCGCAGCGTGGAGGGCCGTCAACCGGCCTGCCGACGAAGACCGAGCAGTCCGACCTCTACCAAGCAGTCTACGGCCGCAACGCCGATGCGCCGCTGCCGGTGATCGCGGCTCGCTCGCCCGCGGATGCCTTTGACTGCGCAATCGAGGCCTGCCGCATCGCGACGAAGTACATGACGCCGGTCATGCTGCTGACCGACGGTTACATCGCCAACGCTGCCGAGCCGTGGCGCGTGCCGGACATGAGCGGTTATGCGCCGTTCCCGGTGAAATTCTTCGATACGCCACCCGCTGAGGGCCAGCCTGTGCTGCCGTTTGCGCGTGGCGACGGCTTGGCGCGACCGTGGATCAAGCCCGGCACGCCGGGTCTCGAGCACCGCATCGGCGGCATCGAGAAGCAGCCGGGCACCGGCAACATCGATTATTCGCCTGCCGCGCACCAGGAGATGACCGACACGCGCTTTGCCAAGGTCGCGGGCGTCGCCAACTCGATCCCCGATCAGGAAGTCTGCCTTGGCCGCGAAGGCGCGAAGCTGGCTGTCGTCGGCTGGGGCTCGACCTTCGGCCCGATCCACCAGGCGGTGCGCCGAGCGATAGCTCGAGGCCAGGACGTCGCCCACGTCCACGTCCGCCACGTTTGGCCGATGCCGAAGAACATGGCTGTCCTACTCGACAGCTTCGACCATATCCTGGTGCCGGAAATGAACATGGGCCAGTTCAAGACGGTGCTGCGCGATCAGTTCCTGGTCGATGCGCAGTCGCTGACCAAGGTCAGCGGCCACCCGTTCCGCATCGCCGAGATCGCTGCGGCGATCGACGCCGCACTCGATGAAAGCGTGGCGGCATGA
- a CDS encoding Na+/H+ antiporter, with protein MSPTQTVEVVLGLLGMVIALHWAARRLHLPPAAALLVGGGALAFIPGIPSISLNPELALVFFLPPLLMDGAYYTALGRFRRHLPGIIGLALGAVVFTTLVVGLVVHWFVPSLPMAACFALGAIVSPPDAVSARAILQRVNLPRRLTALLEGESLLNDATGLVLFRFAVAATLSGVFDAGAAAQSFLFLAIGGCLVGLAVAVAWLFVVKRLRDQTLIVATTTMLCWVAYLAGEALHVSGVIATVAAGLVLGWYQHIVFPAAVRLRGNAFWQVMVFVIEALVFILIGFSLRDAIERVGGFEASFAASFWPVVAVVLAVILARFAWIAGSEVVLKLLRGIGLARARPLGWRQSAVLGWAGMRGVVTLAAALSLPQTMPGRDLMLIAAFTVIFVTVVGQGTTLPWLIRLVNPEDKEPEAPLDLPASEAAVARARLAAVEAQAYDADGKLIHPQLLEQYQNRARATERYAADADKFMEGLREHFGVILASIAAGRAELVRQHRAGLIEDETLHNLERDLDLEEMAMIFQREGDPSA; from the coding sequence ATGAGCCCCACCCAGACCGTCGAAGTTGTGCTCGGCTTGCTTGGCATGGTCATCGCCCTCCACTGGGCCGCGCGACGGCTGCATCTTCCGCCCGCAGCCGCCTTGCTGGTGGGGGGCGGGGCGCTCGCCTTCATTCCGGGCATTCCGTCCATCAGCCTCAATCCCGAACTGGCCCTGGTCTTCTTTCTCCCTCCGCTGCTGATGGACGGCGCTTATTATACGGCGCTCGGACGTTTCCGCCGGCACTTGCCGGGCATCATCGGCCTTGCGCTGGGCGCGGTCGTGTTCACGACGCTGGTCGTCGGGCTCGTCGTGCACTGGTTCGTGCCAAGCCTGCCGATGGCGGCATGCTTCGCACTCGGGGCGATCGTGTCACCGCCCGATGCTGTCTCGGCGCGGGCAATCCTGCAGCGGGTCAACCTGCCGCGCCGCCTGACCGCACTGCTGGAGGGCGAAAGCCTGCTCAACGACGCAACCGGCCTGGTCCTGTTCCGCTTCGCCGTGGCGGCAACGCTCAGCGGCGTGTTCGATGCGGGCGCTGCGGCGCAGAGCTTTCTTTTCCTGGCCATCGGCGGATGTCTGGTTGGTCTCGCCGTGGCGGTGGCCTGGCTATTCGTTGTCAAGCGGCTGCGCGATCAGACACTGATTGTCGCCACCACGACAATGCTATGCTGGGTTGCCTATCTTGCCGGAGAGGCGCTGCACGTGTCGGGCGTCATCGCGACCGTTGCCGCTGGACTGGTGCTCGGCTGGTATCAGCACATCGTCTTCCCTGCGGCCGTGCGCCTGCGCGGCAATGCCTTCTGGCAGGTGATGGTGTTCGTGATCGAGGCGCTGGTGTTCATCCTCATCGGCTTCTCGCTCCGCGACGCGATCGAGCGTGTCGGTGGGTTCGAGGCCTCTTTCGCTGCGAGCTTCTGGCCGGTTGTAGCCGTCGTGCTTGCAGTGATTCTTGCGCGCTTCGCCTGGATCGCGGGCAGCGAAGTCGTCCTCAAGCTCTTGCGCGGCATCGGCCTCGCCCGCGCCCGGCCCTTGGGCTGGCGGCAGTCCGCCGTGCTCGGCTGGGCGGGCATGCGCGGCGTCGTCACGCTGGCCGCGGCCCTGTCGCTTCCCCAGACCATGCCGGGACGCGATCTCATGCTGATTGCGGCTTTTACCGTCATTTTCGTGACGGTGGTCGGCCAGGGGACGACGTTGCCGTGGCTAATCCGTCTTGTGAACCCGGAGGACAAGGAGCCGGAGGCGCCGCTGGACTTGCCGGCATCGGAAGCCGCCGTCGCCCGCGCGCGGCTCGCTGCCGTCGAAGCGCAGGCCTATGATGCCGACGGCAAGCTCATCCATCCGCAACTGCTGGAGCAGTATCAGAACCGCGCCCGCGCGACCGAGCGTTACGCCGCGGACGCGGACAAGTTCATGGAGGGCCTGCGCGAGCATTTCGGGGTGATCCTCGCTTCAATCGCCGCTGGTCGGGCCGAACTGGTCCGGCAGCATCGCGCGGGCCTCATCGAGGATGAGACGCTGCACAATCTCGAGCGCGACCTCGACCTTGAGGAAATGGCGATGATCTTTCAGCGCGAGGGCGATCCCAGTGCGTAG
- a CDS encoding metal-dependent hydrolase, translating to MDNLTHSLAGAVLGRMGFRRLSPRAMPAMIVAANLPDIDSFVAPLFNVSARTFHRGFTHGIGGLLVMPFVTLAIIWLWERLRPGKDGPLKLGGLLLACAVGTLSHPLLDFMNTYGVRFLEPFSKRWFYGDMIFIVDPWIWIAFILGLEMSWRAERRGRNWQMPAIVAFGAVLTYVAFNAGISARAVETARPQIAQIEAPRMIVAGEVPLTFWKRQIMWRGDKFGGTADYDGLTGALTLSAKPYPLRLDDPSFMRAVQTSSEVRDFLFWSRMPYVIERDGRAYLSDQRFPALRRTTFMVPLDNR from the coding sequence GTGGACAATCTCACGCACAGCCTCGCCGGCGCCGTGCTCGGGCGCATGGGCTTCAGGCGCCTTAGTCCGCGCGCGATGCCGGCGATGATCGTCGCGGCCAATCTGCCGGACATCGACAGCTTCGTGGCGCCCCTGTTCAACGTCTCGGCCCGGACTTTCCACCGAGGCTTCACCCACGGCATCGGCGGCCTGCTGGTCATGCCATTCGTTACGTTGGCAATCATTTGGCTGTGGGAACGGTTGCGTCCCGGCAAGGATGGACCGCTGAAGCTTGGTGGCCTGTTGCTCGCCTGCGCGGTCGGGACGCTCAGCCATCCGCTGCTCGATTTCATGAACACCTACGGCGTCCGCTTCCTCGAGCCGTTCTCCAAGCGCTGGTTCTACGGCGACATGATCTTCATCGTCGATCCCTGGATCTGGATCGCCTTTATCCTTGGCCTTGAAATGTCGTGGCGTGCCGAGCGTCGCGGTCGCAATTGGCAGATGCCGGCCATCGTCGCCTTTGGTGCGGTGCTTACCTATGTCGCGTTCAACGCCGGCATCTCCGCGCGGGCGGTCGAGACTGCGCGTCCGCAGATCGCGCAGATCGAAGCGCCGCGCATGATCGTTGCCGGCGAGGTTCCGCTCACGTTCTGGAAACGGCAAATCATGTGGCGCGGCGACAAGTTCGGTGGGACTGCCGATTACGATGGCCTCACTGGCGCACTGACTTTGAGCGCCAAACCCTATCCGCTGCGCCTCGACGACCCTAGCTTCATGCGAGCAGTTCAGACGAGCTCGGAAGTCCGCGATTTCCTCTTCTGGTCGCGGATGCCTTACGTCATCGAGCGGGATGGCCGCGCTTATCTCAGCGACCAGCGTTTCCCGGCGTTGCGCCGGACGACCTTCATGGTCCCGCTCGACAATCGCTGA
- a CDS encoding PilZ domain-containing protein: MTEGRVSAGEGEGERSSSDRRRERRPVSMRGYIIRRGGETHVIQIIDLNYGGCGIQTPVALDPGEAIQLSVHNRGAIPAEVRWYRSGKAGLDFEPAPPRAQVERQATRVEVSAEVGLRSIGRNSFRVRVFDLSSQGCKVELVERPLVGDAMSVKFDGLDVLEATVAWVEGATAGLTFRNAIHPAVLDLLLQRMSV, encoded by the coding sequence ATGACCGAAGGACGCGTAAGCGCCGGCGAAGGCGAAGGTGAGCGGAGCAGCAGCGACCGCCGTCGTGAACGCCGGCCAGTCAGCATGCGTGGGTACATCATTCGGCGCGGCGGAGAGACACACGTCATCCAGATCATCGACTTGAACTATGGCGGTTGCGGAATTCAAACGCCCGTCGCGCTCGATCCCGGCGAGGCCATCCAACTTTCCGTGCACAACCGCGGGGCGATTCCTGCCGAAGTGCGCTGGTATCGGAGCGGCAAGGCGGGGCTCGATTTCGAACCGGCGCCGCCGCGGGCGCAGGTCGAACGCCAGGCGACACGCGTGGAGGTCAGCGCAGAGGTCGGGCTTCGCTCGATCGGCCGCAACAGCTTCCGCGTCCGCGTGTTCGATCTCTCCAGCCAGGGCTGCAAGGTAGAATTGGTCGAACGGCCGCTCGTGGGCGACGCGATGTCAGTGAAGTTCGACGGGCTCGATGTGCTGGAGGCGACCGTCGCCTGGGTCGAAGGTGCCACCGCCGGCCTGACGTTTCGGAACGCAATCCACCCCGCCGTTCTCGACCTGCTGCTGCAGCGAATGAGTGTCTGA
- a CDS encoding 2-oxoacid:ferredoxin oxidoreductase subunit beta — MNDMTPVTTAKDWASDQEVRWCPGCGDYAVLKAVQRTMPDLGVAREKTVFVSGIGCSSRFPYYMATYGFHTIHGRAPAFATGIKLANPELDVWIITGDGDALSIGGNHTMHVLRRNLDCQILLFNNEIYGLTKGQYSPTSRVGTRSPSTPFGSVDRPVTPCMVALGSGARFIARGIDVHKNLPDVLKAAHAHRGASFVEIYQNCVVYNDDVFASFTERSVAQEKQLWLKPGEKMLFAGGAKGIALDVATLKLKVVDGDDPSVIVHDPKNKGIAAMLIEMPQGFPVALGVIYEDPAPTFESAVIEQNAAAASGKLADLQALVSKGQTWQVEKEPHQL, encoded by the coding sequence ATGAATGACATGACACCCGTCACCACCGCCAAGGACTGGGCGAGCGACCAGGAAGTGCGCTGGTGCCCCGGCTGCGGCGATTATGCGGTGTTGAAGGCTGTGCAGCGGACGATGCCCGACCTCGGTGTCGCGCGCGAAAAGACCGTGTTCGTCAGCGGGATCGGCTGCTCCAGCCGCTTCCCTTATTACATGGCGACATACGGCTTCCATACCATCCACGGCCGCGCGCCGGCCTTCGCAACCGGCATCAAGCTCGCCAATCCCGAGCTCGATGTGTGGATTATCACCGGCGACGGCGACGCGCTGTCGATCGGCGGCAACCACACGATGCACGTGCTGCGACGTAACCTCGATTGTCAGATCCTGCTCTTCAACAATGAGATCTACGGCCTGACCAAGGGCCAATATTCGCCGACCAGCCGCGTCGGTACCCGCTCGCCGTCGACGCCGTTCGGCTCGGTCGACCGGCCGGTGACCCCATGCATGGTGGCTCTAGGTTCCGGCGCCCGGTTCATCGCCCGCGGCATCGATGTGCACAAGAATTTGCCCGACGTGCTCAAGGCGGCGCATGCGCATCGCGGGGCCAGCTTCGTCGAAATCTACCAAAATTGCGTCGTCTATAACGATGACGTCTTCGCCAGCTTTACCGAACGCAGCGTCGCGCAGGAGAAGCAGCTCTGGCTGAAGCCGGGCGAGAAGATGCTGTTCGCCGGTGGTGCCAAGGGCATTGCACTCGATGTCGCCACGCTGAAGCTGAAGGTTGTCGACGGCGACGATCCATCGGTCATTGTCCACGATCCGAAGAACAAGGGCATCGCCGCGATGCTGATCGAGATGCCGCAGGGTTTCCCGGTCGCGCTCGGCGTGATCTACGAAGATCCCGCCCCGACCTTCGAGAGCGCGGTCATTGAGCAAAACGCCGCCGCTGCCTCCGGCAAACTGGCCGACCTCCAGGCGCTGGTCAGCAAGGGCCAGACCTGGCAGGTCGAAAAGGAGCCGCACCAGCTCTGA